In Primulina eburnea isolate SZY01 chromosome 3, ASM2296580v1, whole genome shotgun sequence, one DNA window encodes the following:
- the LOC140825556 gene encoding glucomannan 4-beta-mannosyltransferase 1-like, translating to MRNIGFTGLEINETYNPTRGLNYAWERIRAQIIVPLLQIALYICIGMSIMLFFERVYMAIVIVCVKCLGKKRYTVYQLDAIKGDLEKNKNYPMVLVQIPMYNEKEVYKLSIGAVSNLSWPSERLIVQVLDDSTNAALRALVEIECQKWIRSGVNIKYETRNNRNGYKAGALREGLKKSYVEACEFVVIFDADFQPEEDFLWRTIPYLLENPELGLVQARWKFVNADECIMTRLQEMSLQYHFSVEQEVGSSTCSFFGFNGTAGVWRMSALIDAGGWKDRTTVEDMDLAVRASLKGWKFLFVGDLAVKNELPSTFKAYRYQQHRWSCGPANLFRKMFMEIVLCERVSIWKKWHVIYAFFFVRKIVAHWVTFFFYCIVIPTTILIPEVHLPKPLAIYLPAAITILNAVSTLRSIHLLVLWILFENVMSLHRTKAAIIGLLEANRVNEWVVTEKLGNTARKNNPRAVTRTRSRIGERIHFTELTLGMFLLHCAIYNMLYGNDHFYIYLLLQATAFFVVGVGYVGTIVPN from the exons ATGAGAAACATTGGTTTTACGGGCCTAGAGATCAATGAAACCTACAATCCCACAAGAGGCCTCAATTATGCTTGGGAGCGTATAAGGGCTCAAATAATTGTGCCTCTTTTACAAATTGCACTATATATATGCATAGGGATGTCAATCATGCTTTTCTTTGAACGGGTTTACATGGCTATTGTTATCGTATGTGTCAAATGTCTGGGAAAGAAAAGATACACAGTGTACCAGCTAGATGCCATAAAAGGAGACCTGGAGAAAAACAAGAACTATCCTATGGTGTTGGTTCAAATCCCAATGTATAATGAAAAGGAG gtTTATAAGCTATCAATTGGAGCTGTATCTAATCTTTCATGGCCATCAGAGCGACTCATTGTGCAGGTTCTAGATGACTCTACCAATGCGGCCTTACGG GCACTTGTGGAAATAGAGTGCCAAAAATGGATCCGCAGCGGTGTGAATATAAAGTATGAAACAAGGAACAACAGAAATGGTTACAAAGCAGGTGCCCTTCGAGAAGGTTTAAAAAAGAGTTATGTTGAAGCTTGTGAATTTGTAGTCATATTCGATGCAGATTTCCAGCCAGAAGAAGATTTTCTCTGGAGGACCATCCCCTACCTACTTGAAAACCCAGAATTGGGCTTGGTTCAGGCAAGGTGGAAATTTG TGAACGCAGATGAATGCATAATGACTCGCCTCCAAGAGATGTCACTACAATATCATTTCAGCGTTGAGCAAGAAGTTGGATCCTCAACATGCTCGTTCTTTGGATTCAATG GGACTGCTGGTGTTTGGCGGATGAGTGCCCTAATTGATGCTGGTGGATGGAAGGACAGAACCACGGTAGAGGACATGGACCTTGCCGTGAGGGCTAGCCTTAAGGGCTGGAAATTCCTCTTCGTGGGTGACCTGGCC GTAAAAAACGAGCTACCAAGTACATTTAAGGCATACAGATACCAACAGCATCGCTGGTCATGCGGGCCAGCTAATCTTTTCAGGAAAATGTTCATGGAAATAGTTCTTTGTGAG CGTGTGTCAATCTGGAAGAAGTGGCACGTGATATATGCTTTTTTCTTTGTAAGGAAGATTGTTGCACATTGGGTTACGTTTTTCTTTTACTGCATCGTGATCCCAACAACAATCTTAATTCCTGAGGTCCATCTGCCAAAGCCTCTAGCGATTTATCTTCCGGCTGCCATTACCATTCTCAATGCAGTGTCCACTCTCAG GTCTATACATCTTCTAGTACTATGGATACTGTTCGAAAATGTCATGTCTCTTCATAGAACAAAGGCAGCAATAATTGGACTTCTTGAAGCTAACCGAGTAAATGAATGGGTTGTTACTGAAAAGCTGGGGAACACGGCAAGGAAGAACAATCCAAGAGCAGTCACGAGGACTCGATCACGTATTGGTGAAAG